One window of Candidatus Tanganyikabacteria bacterium genomic DNA carries:
- a CDS encoding flagellin: MGLRINTNLSAIDSHRLMGINDANLSKSLQKLSSGLRINAAQDDAAGLAISEKFRSQIRGTDQAAANSQDAMNLLQTAEGGLNETTVIIQRMRELAVQAANDTLTLSDRNNIRDELEALTTEIDRIASATQFNTKVLLAGGTAAVDGFTFQVGANSGQIMNVKIDTSTAAALGVLMTQLSVDNPGNASTTISNLDAALAKVSAYRSKIGASINRLEHTVSNLNVQAENMSASESRIRDLDMAKEASTLTRNQILLQSSQAMLAQANASPQGVLSLLR; this comes from the coding sequence ATGGGTCTTCGGATCAACACCAACCTGAGCGCGATCGATTCCCACCGGCTGATGGGGATTAACGACGCCAATCTCAGCAAGAGCTTGCAGAAGTTGTCGTCGGGCCTCCGCATCAATGCCGCGCAGGACGATGCGGCCGGACTCGCGATTTCCGAGAAGTTCCGTTCGCAGATCCGGGGCACCGATCAGGCCGCAGCCAACTCCCAGGACGCGATGAACCTGCTGCAGACGGCGGAAGGCGGTCTCAACGAGACCACCGTCATCATCCAGCGCATGCGCGAACTGGCGGTCCAGGCGGCCAACGACACCCTCACCCTGTCGGATCGCAACAACATCCGGGACGAACTGGAAGCCCTGACGACCGAGATCGATCGGATCGCCTCGGCGACCCAGTTCAACACCAAGGTGTTGCTCGCGGGCGGCACGGCGGCGGTGGACGGCTTCACGTTCCAGGTGGGTGCCAACAGCGGTCAGATCATGAATGTAAAGATCGATACGTCGACGGCGGCCGCCCTGGGCGTCCTCATGACGCAACTGTCGGTGGACAACCCGGGCAACGCCAGCACGACGATCTCCAACCTCGACGCCGCCCTCGCCAAGGTGTCGGCCTACCGGTCCAAGATCGGCGCCAGCATCAACCGGCTGGAGCACACCGTCTCCAACCTCAACGTCCAGGCGGAGAACATGTCGGCTTCCGAGAGCCGGATCCGCGATCTGGACATGGCGAAGGAAGCGTCCACCCTCACGCGCAACCAGATCCTGCTGCAGAGCAGCCAGGCGATGCTTGCGCAGGCGAATGCCAGCCCGCAGGGCGTCCTGTCGCTGCTGCGGTAG
- a CDS encoding flagellin, producing the protein MGTVRINTNVVALLAHRNLSRNDEALSGSLARLSSGLRINRSADDAAGLAIAEKMRGQTRGLTQASQNALDGISLIQTAEGALKETQAILQRMRTLAVQAANDALTDEDRDIIRDELTELSAEVDRIAKTTQFNTQNLLFGGKISQSGITLHIGANYKQEMNVVIDTATAAALGVKIGQLPVDSAYNASVTLSNLDTALAKVSSTRSRLGAMINRLEHTILNLQVQNENLKSAESRIRDLDMAQEMAVLTRAQVLSQASTAMLAQANQAPQSILSLLR; encoded by the coding sequence ATGGGAACGGTTCGTATCAACACGAACGTCGTCGCCCTGCTGGCCCACCGTAACCTGAGTCGAAACGACGAGGCGCTATCTGGCTCGCTCGCACGTCTCTCCTCGGGCTTGCGGATCAACCGGTCGGCAGACGACGCTGCCGGACTGGCCATCGCCGAGAAAATGCGGGGGCAAACCAGAGGTCTCACGCAGGCCTCGCAGAATGCTCTCGACGGCATCTCGCTGATCCAGACGGCGGAAGGCGCCCTCAAGGAAACCCAGGCGATCCTGCAAAGGATGCGCACCTTGGCCGTGCAAGCGGCCAACGATGCGCTCACCGACGAGGATCGCGACATCATCCGCGACGAGTTGACGGAACTCAGCGCGGAAGTGGACCGAATTGCCAAGACCACGCAGTTCAACACGCAGAACCTGCTGTTCGGCGGCAAGATCTCCCAGAGCGGCATCACCTTGCACATCGGGGCCAACTACAAGCAGGAGATGAACGTCGTCATCGACACGGCGACCGCCGCGGCGCTCGGCGTGAAGATCGGGCAACTCCCGGTCGACTCGGCGTACAACGCGTCGGTTACCCTCTCCAATCTCGACACGGCCCTGGCCAAGGTGAGCAGTACCCGGTCCAGGCTCGGCGCGATGATCAATCGCCTCGAGCACACCATCCTCAACCTCCAGGTCCAGAACGAGAACCTCAAGTCGGCCGAGAGCCGCATCCGGGATCTCGACATGGCGCAGGAGATGGCCGTCCTCACGCGAGCGCAGGTGCTCTCGCAAGCCAGTACCGCGATGCTGGCGCAGGCCAACCAGGCACCGCAATCCATTCTCTCGCTACTCAGATAA
- a CDS encoding tetratricopeptide repeat protein codes for MGLKIAKVTDARTSAEFKLQAHRAYNAGDLEKAAQALYSALELNEQDPEAYLQIATIFAQLGQHDKAILAGKRAIELAPFNGDAYNVLGVALFAVGWAKTGELAFKKAQEFSPEHATARENQLECIRMVREGRDLPEPAEVESIRKLLDTRLPTVSLCMIVKNEEIFLEECLQSVQGAVDEICIVDTGSTDSTVEIARKFGAKIGYHEWNGDFATARNKSIELATCDWILVLDADETITPESINEIRRVSRDKTKVGYACIIENLLGSRPGEGKQMAMIFRFFQNRPDMRYEGIIHEQMLPSAQRTGLPNEASAIRIIHKGYLKKHVEDRNKNERNLRILLEQEKQEPENPYCHFNLGQTYKMLGRAPEAERHYRRSLELLRPLPDANTIPYFASLYFSYTDLIRETGRFEDALELADEGLKRFPQYADLHFTRGNVYLGMERYEEAIKIYEGCRKYAGQVFAGGTDPGVSTYKATNAVGVCYAKLGRLALAKQYLKRALKEWPTPNSEIHTNLGIIYLQEEDTSKAMSHFTSALEIDPKNFQAWLNLGSVCFKQNNLQEAIAAWMQAAAINASQVDLHYLIGEANLRLGRVKAARQAFDIELANNPGQSSAELAIGVCEVLEGNYTAGRTQLEGFAGRYPDSPRHAEFAAAAIFARLAGGEKVDPAEVAATTFKPEQIAAQWQGLLDLALIAARYDDCEAVVNNSSHLTEIVPTLDEAFGRVFLKWEAYDLALDRFLRQQARTPENADLYYVLGETCLGLGNFDDAVVMYQTTLEINPQHHQARGRLKKIQPKSA; via the coding sequence ATGGGCCTTAAGATCGCGAAGGTCACGGACGCTCGCACCAGCGCCGAATTCAAGCTCCAGGCACATCGCGCCTACAACGCCGGCGATCTGGAGAAGGCCGCCCAGGCGCTGTACTCGGCGCTCGAGCTCAACGAGCAGGATCCGGAAGCGTACCTCCAGATCGCGACGATCTTCGCGCAGCTAGGGCAGCACGACAAGGCCATCCTCGCGGGGAAGCGAGCCATCGAACTGGCGCCATTCAACGGCGACGCCTACAACGTGCTGGGCGTCGCGCTCTTCGCGGTGGGCTGGGCCAAGACGGGCGAACTGGCGTTCAAGAAGGCGCAGGAGTTCAGTCCCGAGCACGCCACCGCCCGCGAGAACCAGCTCGAATGCATCCGCATGGTCCGCGAAGGCCGCGACCTGCCCGAACCGGCCGAGGTCGAGAGCATCCGCAAGCTGCTGGATACCCGCCTGCCGACCGTCTCGCTCTGCATGATCGTCAAGAACGAAGAGATCTTCCTCGAGGAATGCCTCCAGAGCGTCCAGGGCGCGGTGGACGAGATCTGCATCGTCGACACGGGTTCGACCGATAGCACCGTGGAGATCGCGCGGAAGTTCGGCGCCAAGATCGGCTACCACGAGTGGAACGGCGACTTCGCCACCGCGCGCAACAAGTCCATCGAACTCGCCACCTGCGACTGGATCCTCGTGCTGGATGCCGACGAGACCATCACGCCCGAGAGCATCAACGAGATCCGCCGGGTGTCTCGCGACAAGACCAAGGTCGGATACGCCTGCATCATCGAGAACCTCCTGGGCAGCAGGCCCGGCGAGGGCAAGCAGATGGCCATGATCTTCCGGTTCTTCCAGAACCGGCCCGACATGCGCTACGAGGGCATCATCCACGAGCAGATGCTCCCGTCGGCGCAGCGTACCGGCCTGCCCAACGAGGCGAGCGCCATCCGCATCATCCACAAGGGCTACCTCAAGAAGCACGTCGAGGATCGCAACAAGAACGAGCGCAACCTGCGCATCCTGCTCGAGCAGGAGAAGCAGGAGCCCGAGAACCCGTACTGCCACTTCAACCTGGGGCAGACCTACAAGATGCTGGGCCGGGCTCCGGAGGCCGAGAGGCACTATCGCCGGTCGCTGGAGCTGCTGCGGCCCCTGCCCGATGCCAACACCATCCCGTATTTCGCCAGCCTCTACTTCAGCTACACGGATCTCATCCGCGAGACCGGGCGCTTCGAAGATGCCCTCGAGCTGGCTGACGAAGGCCTGAAGCGCTTCCCGCAGTACGCCGACCTCCACTTCACCCGGGGCAACGTGTACCTCGGCATGGAGCGGTACGAGGAAGCCATCAAGATCTACGAGGGCTGCCGGAAGTACGCCGGCCAGGTCTTCGCCGGCGGCACCGATCCCGGCGTCTCGACCTACAAGGCCACGAACGCCGTGGGCGTCTGCTACGCCAAGCTCGGCAGGCTTGCCCTCGCCAAGCAGTACCTCAAGCGCGCCTTGAAGGAGTGGCCGACCCCGAATTCCGAGATTCACACCAACCTGGGCATCATCTACCTCCAGGAAGAAGACACCAGCAAGGCGATGAGCCACTTCACCTCGGCGCTGGAGATCGACCCGAAGAACTTCCAGGCCTGGCTGAACCTGGGCAGCGTCTGCTTCAAGCAGAACAACCTGCAGGAGGCGATCGCCGCCTGGATGCAGGCGGCCGCGATCAACGCGTCCCAGGTGGATCTGCACTACCTCATCGGCGAGGCCAACCTGCGCCTCGGCCGCGTCAAGGCTGCCCGCCAGGCCTTCGACATCGAGCTTGCGAACAACCCCGGCCAGAGCTCGGCCGAACTGGCGATCGGCGTCTGCGAGGTGCTGGAAGGCAACTACACCGCCGGCCGCACTCAGCTGGAAGGCTTTGCCGGCAGGTACCCCGACTCGCCGCGCCACGCCGAGTTCGCGGCCGCCGCCATCTTCGCCCGGCTCGCGGGAGGCGAGAAGGTGGACCCGGCCGAAGTCGCCGCCACCACGTTCAAGCCGGAGCAAATCGCCGCGCAATGGCAGGGCTTGCTCGACCTGGCGCTCATCGCCGCCCGGTACGACGACTGCGAGGCGGTGGTCAACAACTCCAGCCACCTCACCGAGATCGTCCCGACCCTGGACGAGGCGTTCGGCCGCGTCTTCCTCAAGTGGGAAGCGTACGACCTCGCGCTGGATCGGTTCTTGCGCCAGCAGGCCCGTACCCCCGAGAACGCGGATCTGTACTACGTCCTGGGCGAGACCTGCTTGGGCCTGGGCAACTTCGACGATGCCGTGGTGATGTACCAGACGACGCTGGAAATCAATCCCCAGCACCACCAGGCCCGCGGGCGGCTGAAGAAGATTCAGCCCAAAAGCGCCTGA